One segment of Acidimicrobiales bacterium DNA contains the following:
- a CDS encoding MFS transporter has translation MPSLPQPTASPPRPRAAERWLILASGAAYSSEAVLFMAITLMALTHGPSGAAIALVAQALPRAVLLPWGGTLVDRVGPTIVLQRAAVARVVILVALALAVTLAGIPSLWLLAAFGGVLGMVDGAAYPAAFAASPAVVEDDRLARTNAVIGGAESIGDLLGPAVAAALYAWTGAAVVLWLVVGLGLVSAAAADRLHRVAPVAPAHGAARPRFVDGLRLARRDTEVWRLLVVLAAISLLLAGPVLVGGAVLAEERLGGADKLGLLLGGFGAGSLVGLLLAPWLSRRSIPLVIGGGASTMGATMVGLGLTDHVLPAGSLIVVMGIAFSALMIVLETWLQQRTPEASRGRIMAIMAFALLALDPLSFALAGLLLPLGTTLTFVLPGVATVAVGAWALTTRPRGPEPDAEPAPTVDGPVEAPASRPQSAGT, from the coding sequence GTGCCCAGCCTCCCCCAACCGACCGCGTCGCCCCCGCGACCTCGCGCCGCCGAGCGTTGGCTCATCCTCGCTTCGGGCGCGGCCTACAGCAGCGAAGCCGTGCTGTTCATGGCCATCACCCTCATGGCACTCACCCACGGACCTTCCGGCGCAGCGATCGCTCTCGTCGCCCAGGCGCTGCCCCGAGCCGTCCTGCTGCCCTGGGGCGGCACGCTGGTCGATCGCGTCGGGCCCACGATCGTGCTGCAACGGGCCGCGGTGGCACGCGTCGTCATCCTCGTGGCGCTGGCCCTGGCCGTCACCCTCGCCGGCATCCCGTCGCTCTGGCTGCTCGCCGCCTTCGGCGGGGTGCTCGGCATGGTCGACGGGGCCGCCTACCCGGCCGCCTTCGCGGCGTCCCCCGCCGTGGTGGAGGACGACCGTCTGGCCCGCACCAACGCCGTGATCGGCGGCGCCGAGAGCATCGGCGACCTCCTGGGCCCGGCCGTCGCCGCCGCCCTCTACGCCTGGACCGGCGCGGCGGTCGTCCTCTGGCTCGTCGTCGGGCTGGGTCTCGTCTCGGCCGCCGCCGCCGACCGCCTCCACCGGGTCGCCCCGGTGGCCCCGGCGCACGGCGCGGCCCGACCGCGCTTCGTCGACGGACTCCGGCTGGCCCGCCGCGACACCGAGGTCTGGCGCCTGCTCGTGGTCCTCGCCGCCATCAGCCTCCTGCTGGCCGGTCCGGTGCTGGTCGGCGGCGCCGTCCTCGCCGAGGAACGTCTCGGCGGCGCCGACAAGCTCGGCCTGTTGCTGGGCGGATTCGGCGCCGGGTCCCTGGTCGGCCTCCTCCTCGCACCATGGCTGTCACGCCGATCCATCCCGCTGGTGATCGGTGGGGGCGCCTCCACGATGGGCGCCACCATGGTGGGCCTCGGCCTGACGGACCACGTCCTCCCCGCCGGCAGCTTGATCGTGGTGATGGGGATCGCCTTCAGCGCCCTGATGATCGTGCTGGAGACCTGGCTGCAGCAGCGCACGCCCGAGGCGTCACGAGGCCGGATCATGGCCATCATGGCGTTCGCGCTCCTCGCCCTCGACCCGCTGTCCTTCGCCCTCGCCGGCCTGCTGCTGCCGCTCGGCACCACGCTCACGTTCGTGCTGCCCGGCGTCGCCACCGTCGCCGTGGGAGCGTGGGCGCTCACGACGCGTCCCCGTGGACCCGAGCCCGACGCGGAGCCGGCACCGACGGTCGACGGACCGGTCGAGGCACCGGCATCACGGCCGCAGTCGGCGGGAACCTAG
- a CDS encoding acyl-CoA dehydrogenase family protein: MTATDAMTDAELVRHRLDQLLTLHDPKGDPVEFLGAQFDLGLAWVNFPEGRGGLGLSPVLQKEIDEAIGAAGGPNAWARNPIGHGMGAPTVLSHGSEEQCDRYLRPLFTGEEVWCQLFSEPGAGSDVASLATRAVRDGDEWIVNGQKVWTTLAHISRFGMLLARSDPDQRKHKGMTYFVVDMHASGVEVRPLRQMTGDAEFNEVYFTDVRIPDAERLGDVGEGWGVSLTTLMNERVSLGGGTPPKGSGAIAEAMAVWREHGGDAVARDELARLWIEAEVLRLTNLRAAQARRVGTPGPEGSIGKLMSAELNQRIYAFAVGLLGSEGMLYGTYSMKRGGGDGSVGQRFLRSRANTIEGGTSEVMRNILGERVLGLPGDVRTDKELPWSEVPRS, from the coding sequence GTGACTGCCACCGATGCGATGACCGATGCCGAGCTGGTGCGACACCGTCTCGACCAGCTCCTCACCCTCCACGACCCGAAGGGCGATCCCGTCGAGTTCCTGGGCGCCCAGTTCGACCTGGGGTTGGCGTGGGTGAACTTCCCCGAGGGGCGCGGTGGGTTGGGTCTCTCCCCGGTGCTCCAGAAGGAGATCGACGAGGCGATCGGCGCCGCCGGCGGCCCCAACGCCTGGGCCCGCAACCCGATCGGCCACGGCATGGGTGCCCCGACCGTCCTCAGTCACGGGTCCGAGGAGCAGTGCGACCGCTACCTGCGTCCCCTCTTCACCGGTGAGGAGGTCTGGTGCCAGCTCTTCAGCGAGCCCGGCGCCGGCTCCGACGTGGCGTCGCTCGCCACCCGGGCGGTGCGTGACGGCGACGAGTGGATCGTCAACGGCCAGAAGGTCTGGACGACGCTGGCCCACATCTCCCGCTTCGGGATGCTGCTGGCCCGCTCCGACCCCGACCAGCGCAAGCACAAGGGAATGACCTACTTCGTGGTCGACATGCACGCCTCGGGCGTCGAGGTCCGCCCGCTGCGCCAGATGACCGGCGACGCCGAGTTCAACGAGGTGTACTTCACCGACGTGCGCATCCCCGACGCCGAACGTCTCGGCGACGTCGGCGAGGGGTGGGGCGTCTCGCTCACCACCCTCATGAACGAGCGCGTGTCGCTGGGCGGCGGCACCCCGCCGAAGGGCAGCGGCGCCATCGCCGAGGCCATGGCGGTCTGGCGGGAGCACGGGGGCGACGCCGTGGCCCGCGACGAGCTCGCCCGTCTCTGGATCGAAGCCGAGGTGCTGCGGCTCACGAACCTGCGCGCCGCACAGGCGCGTCGGGTGGGCACGCCGGGGCCGGAGGGATCGATCGGCAAGCTCATGTCGGCCGAGCTGAACCAGCGGATCTACGCGTTCGCGGTGGGGCTGCTCGGGTCCGAGGGCATGCTCTACGGCACCTACTCGATGAAGCGCGGAGGGGGCGACGGCTCGGTGGGGCAGCGGTTCCTGCGCAGCCGGGCGAACACCATCGAGGGCGGCACCTCCGAGGTGATGCGCAACATCCTCGGTGAGCGGGTCCTGGGCCTTCCCGGGGACGTGCGCACCGACAAGGAGCTCCCCTGGAGCGAGGTCCCGCGCTCCTAG
- a CDS encoding nuclear transport factor 2 family protein, protein MAEPIDDVPRMVRELWAHEQIRQLAARYAVAVDSRDIDALVELFVDDVRVGRDARGREALAASFRASLGAIGASMLHVGTHAIDLVDDDHATGAVYCRADVEEDGRMIRQAILYRDTYERRDGRWYFVRRVHELWYGEVLDTNPLDQPPADWPARSYGRGTVPESWPSWTAFRAGLGD, encoded by the coding sequence ATGGCCGAGCCGATCGACGACGTGCCCCGGATGGTCCGCGAGCTCTGGGCGCACGAGCAGATCCGCCAGCTGGCGGCCCGCTACGCGGTCGCGGTCGACTCCCGCGACATCGACGCCCTCGTCGAGCTCTTCGTCGACGACGTCCGGGTGGGTCGCGATGCCAGGGGCCGGGAGGCGCTTGCCGCGTCGTTCCGCGCCTCGCTCGGGGCGATCGGCGCGTCCATGCTCCACGTCGGCACGCACGCCATCGACCTGGTCGACGACGACCACGCCACCGGGGCCGTGTACTGCCGCGCCGACGTCGAGGAGGACGGGCGCATGATCCGCCAGGCCATCCTCTACCGCGACACCTACGAGCGCCGGGACGGGAGGTGGTACTTCGTGCGACGCGTCCACGAGCTCTGGTACGGCGAGGTCCTCGACACCAACCCGCTCGACCAGCCACCCGCCGACTGGCCGGCCCGGTCCTACGGCCGCGGCACGGTGCCCGAGTCGTGGCCGAGCTGGACGGCGTTCCGCGCCGGGCTCGGCGACTGA
- a CDS encoding LLM class flavin-dependent oxidoreductase has translation MTTLPPPASPAPSAPFGAHSVSLRLYPHNELRAPEVVAELCGQAARAVDAGFDGVMTSEHHGGFAGYLPNPLQVTGWQLDAMTGGWAAPCPLLLPLRPVGLLAEEVAWLDARFPGRVGLGVGPGSLELDFEAMDLDLADAVPSFVRDLPRLADMLSGRELGPLAGDRALAGLAVDGRSIPLVSTAMSPGAARRAASVGAGVIYDGASLTSRLRRLSEAHEDAGGGGPRVLVRRVWLGEPPADAFAAQSDVYRGYTPAERQQHWQGSGWLCDDDPDAIAEALAAALRDSRSDCLNLRIHAPGVSPGQARDQIAALGETVLPRLRSRLTATAGVDR, from the coding sequence ATGACCACGCTGCCGCCGCCCGCCTCGCCGGCGCCCTCGGCGCCCTTCGGTGCGCACTCGGTGTCGCTGCGGCTCTACCCCCACAACGAGCTGCGCGCGCCGGAGGTCGTCGCCGAGCTGTGCGGGCAGGCGGCCCGAGCCGTCGACGCCGGCTTCGACGGGGTGATGACCAGCGAGCACCACGGAGGGTTCGCCGGCTATCTGCCCAACCCGCTCCAGGTCACCGGATGGCAGCTCGACGCCATGACCGGTGGCTGGGCGGCGCCGTGCCCGCTGCTGCTCCCGCTGCGCCCCGTCGGCCTGTTGGCCGAGGAGGTCGCCTGGCTCGACGCCCGCTTCCCGGGTCGGGTGGGGCTGGGCGTGGGTCCCGGGTCGCTCGAGCTCGACTTCGAGGCCATGGACCTCGACCTCGCCGACGCCGTGCCGTCCTTCGTCCGCGACCTTCCCCGCCTGGCGGACATGCTGAGCGGCCGGGAGCTCGGCCCACTGGCCGGCGACCGCGCCCTCGCCGGGCTGGCCGTCGACGGTCGGTCGATCCCGCTGGTGAGCACGGCCATGAGCCCCGGCGCGGCCCGGCGGGCCGCCTCGGTCGGCGCCGGGGTGATCTACGACGGGGCCAGCCTCACCTCCCGGTTGCGGAGGCTGTCCGAGGCCCACGAGGACGCCGGCGGTGGCGGCCCGCGGGTCCTCGTGCGTCGGGTGTGGCTCGGGGAGCCGCCGGCCGACGCGTTCGCGGCGCAGTCCGACGTCTACCGGGGCTACACGCCGGCCGAGCGCCAACAGCACTGGCAGGGCTCGGGGTGGCTGTGCGACGACGACCCCGACGCCATCGCCGAGGCCTTGGCCGCGGCGCTCCGGGACAGCCGGTCGGACTGCCTCAACCTGCGCATCCACGCCCCGGGGGTGAGCCCCGGGCAGGCCCGCGACCAGATCGCGGCGTTGGGTGAGACCGTCCTCCCCCGACTGCGGAGCCGCCTGACCGCCACCGCGGGGGTCGACCGGTGA
- a CDS encoding alpha-galactosidase has protein sequence MKLALDRIEVDGGGSVRLAGPWGRDEGLRGFSTTFTGPERWPDGTLPAGAEGERWSWSVAEDGGTPRPVRSASVVFRVVDAHGPLRMFRHGYQSWSPCGTAVFGVDHDPSTAPGSLELLSGAHQADQRRVVDPEELRSEWVTVLVDDDASPVVLGFTAGTSHDGTFRLRHGAHGPELWCEAFLGDALLGVDERRELHDLVVASGADAEALLAGWARLAGEVGAARVDAPFQVGWCSWYHYFHDVTEADLDANLALADGWPFDVFQLDDGYQSAIGDWLTTNERFPSELDAIAGRIAAAGRRPGIWLAPFLAAPDSEVATRHPDWLARTADGDPLVTMFNPPWEGDLQGFMYGLDTTHPEVVDHLERVAETLVVAGFSYLKLDFTFAPSFDGRWHDRGRTPAERVRSGYEAVRRGADRGAVTAGGSTPAFLLGCGAPLAPVVGVVDGNRIGADVAPSWPVEASTQPLPGYRESQPSTMNAWRNTAARSFMHRRLWLNDPDCLMLRSDETELGVDAARTWATAVAVSGGMALVSDDLALLGPDARRLLDETLELGRTADRAAREGEVAVPLGLLDGEMPAGIASPAGHLRVDPASGRSTLRR, from the coding sequence GTGAAGCTCGCGCTCGACCGGATCGAGGTCGACGGCGGCGGCTCGGTGCGCCTGGCCGGTCCGTGGGGTCGCGACGAGGGGCTCCGGGGCTTCTCGACCACGTTCACCGGACCCGAGCGCTGGCCCGACGGCACCCTCCCGGCCGGAGCGGAAGGGGAACGCTGGAGTTGGAGCGTGGCCGAGGACGGCGGCACGCCGCGGCCGGTCCGCTCGGCGTCCGTGGTGTTCCGGGTCGTCGACGCCCACGGCCCGTTGCGCATGTTCCGCCACGGCTACCAGTCGTGGAGCCCGTGCGGCACGGCCGTGTTCGGCGTCGACCACGACCCGTCCACCGCGCCGGGGTCGTTGGAGCTGCTCAGCGGGGCCCACCAGGCCGACCAACGCCGGGTGGTCGACCCCGAGGAGCTGCGCTCGGAGTGGGTGACCGTGCTCGTCGACGACGATGCCTCGCCGGTGGTCCTGGGCTTCACCGCGGGGACCAGCCACGACGGCACGTTCCGGCTGCGCCACGGTGCCCACGGCCCAGAGCTGTGGTGCGAGGCCTTCCTCGGCGACGCCCTGCTCGGCGTCGACGAGCGCCGGGAGCTCCACGACCTCGTGGTCGCTTCCGGGGCGGACGCCGAAGCGCTCCTGGCGGGGTGGGCCCGACTGGCCGGGGAAGTGGGGGCCGCCCGGGTCGACGCGCCCTTCCAGGTCGGCTGGTGCAGCTGGTACCACTACTTCCACGACGTCACCGAAGCCGACCTCGACGCCAACCTGGCCCTCGCCGACGGGTGGCCCTTCGACGTGTTCCAGCTCGACGACGGCTACCAGTCCGCCATCGGCGACTGGCTGACCACCAACGAGCGCTTCCCGTCGGAGCTCGACGCCATCGCCGGGCGGATCGCCGCCGCGGGGCGGCGACCCGGCATCTGGCTGGCGCCCTTCCTCGCCGCCCCCGACTCCGAGGTGGCCACCCGCCACCCGGACTGGCTGGCCCGCACCGCCGACGGCGATCCGCTCGTCACCATGTTCAACCCCCCCTGGGAAGGGGATCTCCAGGGGTTCATGTACGGGCTCGACACCACCCATCCCGAGGTCGTCGACCACCTCGAGCGCGTGGCCGAGACCCTCGTGGTCGCGGGCTTCTCCTACCTCAAGCTGGACTTCACGTTCGCCCCGTCCTTCGACGGGCGTTGGCACGACCGCGGACGCACCCCGGCCGAGCGGGTCCGTTCGGGCTACGAGGCCGTGCGACGGGGAGCCGACCGGGGGGCGGTCACGGCCGGCGGATCGACGCCGGCCTTCCTGCTCGGCTGCGGGGCGCCGCTGGCTCCCGTGGTCGGCGTGGTGGACGGGAACCGCATCGGCGCCGACGTCGCCCCGTCGTGGCCGGTCGAGGCGTCCACCCAGCCGTTACCCGGCTATCGGGAGAGCCAGCCCTCCACGATGAACGCCTGGCGCAACACCGCCGCCCGGTCCTTCATGCACCGGCGGCTCTGGCTGAACGACCCCGACTGCCTGATGCTGCGCAGCGACGAGACCGAGTTGGGCGTCGACGCCGCCCGCACCTGGGCGACGGCGGTAGCCGTGTCGGGTGGGATGGCGTTGGTGTCCGACGACCTCGCGCTGCTCGGGCCCGACGCCCGGCGGCTCCTCGACGAGACGCTCGAACTCGGTCGGACCGCCGACCGCGCCGCCCGCGAGGGCGAGGTCGCCGTCCCGCTCGGCCTGCTCGACGGCGAGATGCCCGCCGGCATCGCGTCGCCGGCCGGGCACCTGCGCGTCGACCCGGCATCGGGGCGGTCGACGCTCAGACGATGA
- a CDS encoding ABC transporter ATP-binding protein/permease encodes MMHQSPHMLMGSDASQVKGVKVGRRTVRRVLAFARPYRGALVAFVLVIIAQALLALVPALLLRRIIDIAIPQADGTMLTVLAAFIVAAALGAALLSFVERFYSARIGEGLIYDLRVRLFDHVSAMPIAFFTRTQTGALMSRVNNDVIGAQRAVTTTLGSVVSNFIVLTTTLVAMLLLEWRLTLLTLVVLPIFIVPAKRVGRRLSSMTREGFNLNASMNTTMTERFNVSGALLVKLFGHRTRESEEFSGRAGRVRDIGIKSALYGRTFVIALTLVGAIGTALVYWLGGELVIRGTITLGTMVALAALVTQIYAPLTGLSNARVDIMTALVSFDRVFEVLDMDNPIADRPDAVALPAVTGRIEFDDVTFRYPAASEVSLASLEGPGGEELDARAGVEVLHRITATAEPGDLVALVGPSGAGKTTLSSLVPRLYDVTGGAVRIDGHDVRDVTLDSLRGAVGVVSQDPHLFHDTVAANLRYARPDATDDEIVQACRAAQVHDVIAALPDGYDTVVGERGYRLSGGEKQRLAIARVLVKDPAVVILDEATSHLDSENEALVQRALATALEGRTALVIAHRLSTIANADQILVLDEGRLVEHGRHEDLLAAEGLYAELYRTLVRGELGELIV; translated from the coding sequence ATGATGCACCAGTCGCCGCACATGCTGATGGGATCCGACGCTTCGCAGGTGAAGGGGGTGAAGGTCGGTCGCCGCACCGTCCGCCGGGTCCTCGCCTTCGCCCGGCCCTACCGGGGCGCGCTCGTCGCCTTCGTCCTCGTGATCATCGCCCAGGCCCTGCTCGCCCTGGTCCCCGCGCTGCTGCTGCGCCGGATCATCGACATCGCCATCCCGCAGGCCGACGGCACGATGCTCACCGTCCTGGCGGCCTTCATCGTCGCCGCCGCGCTCGGAGCGGCCCTGTTGTCGTTCGTCGAGCGCTTCTACTCCGCCCGCATCGGGGAGGGCCTCATCTACGACCTGCGGGTGCGGCTCTTCGACCACGTGTCGGCCATGCCGATCGCGTTCTTCACCCGCACCCAGACCGGCGCGTTGATGAGCCGAGTCAACAACGACGTGATCGGCGCCCAGCGCGCCGTCACCACCACGCTCGGGTCGGTGGTGTCGAACTTCATCGTCCTCACGACGACCCTCGTGGCCATGCTGCTCCTCGAGTGGCGCCTCACCCTGCTCACCCTCGTGGTGCTGCCCATCTTCATCGTCCCGGCCAAGCGCGTCGGTCGGCGTCTGTCGTCGATGACCCGGGAGGGCTTCAACCTCAACGCCTCGATGAACACCACGATGACCGAGCGCTTCAACGTCTCGGGCGCCCTGCTCGTCAAGCTCTTCGGTCACCGCACCCGCGAGTCCGAGGAGTTCTCGGGTCGGGCCGGGCGGGTCCGTGACATCGGCATCAAGAGCGCCCTCTACGGCCGGACCTTCGTCATCGCCCTCACCCTCGTCGGGGCGATCGGCACGGCGCTCGTCTACTGGCTCGGTGGCGAGCTCGTCATCAGGGGCACCATCACCCTCGGCACCATGGTCGCCCTGGCCGCGCTCGTCACCCAGATCTACGCGCCGCTCACCGGGCTGTCCAACGCCCGTGTCGACATCATGACGGCGCTCGTGTCCTTCGACCGGGTCTTCGAGGTCCTCGACATGGACAACCCCATCGCCGACCGGCCCGACGCCGTCGCCCTGCCGGCGGTGACCGGCCGCATCGAGTTCGACGACGTCACGTTCCGCTACCCCGCGGCGAGCGAGGTGTCGCTGGCGTCGCTCGAGGGTCCCGGTGGCGAGGAACTCGACGCAAGGGCCGGGGTCGAGGTGCTCCACCGGATCACCGCCACCGCCGAACCCGGCGACCTGGTCGCCCTCGTCGGGCCCTCGGGGGCCGGCAAGACGACGCTCAGCTCCCTCGTGCCCCGGCTCTACGACGTGACCGGTGGCGCGGTGCGCATCGACGGCCACGACGTGCGCGACGTCACCCTCGACTCGCTGCGCGGCGCCGTCGGCGTGGTCAGCCAGGACCCCCACCTCTTCCACGACACGGTGGCGGCGAACCTGCGCTACGCCCGCCCCGACGCCACCGACGACGAGATCGTCCAGGCCTGTCGCGCCGCGCAGGTCCACGACGTCATCGCCGCCCTCCCCGACGGCTACGACACCGTCGTGGGGGAGCGGGGCTACCGGCTCTCCGGCGGCGAGAAGCAGCGGTTGGCCATCGCCCGCGTGCTCGTGAAGGACCCGGCCGTCGTGATCCTCGACGAGGCCACCAGCCACCTCGACAGCGAGAACGAGGCGCTGGTGCAGCGGGCGCTGGCCACCGCGCTCGAGGGTCGGACCGCCCTCGTGATCGCCCACCGGCTGTCCACCATCGCCAACGCCGACCAGATCCTCGTGCTCGACGAGGGCCGTCTGGTCGAGCACGGTCGGCACGAGGACCTGCTCGCCGCCGAGGGCCTCTACGCCGAGCTCTACCGCACGCTGGTGCGAGGCGAGTTGGGCGAGCTCATCGTCTGA
- a CDS encoding MerR family transcriptional regulator — translation MTAAGRGSGRPRRDAAPSWRERLDDPAEPLYTVGVVAELLGIGTQALRRLEIAAAQESARPSGNQRRYSRQDIERLAAAEALARQGFTGAALSRIIELERRIEASTDTPIRR, via the coding sequence GTGACCGCCGCCGGGAGGGGGTCGGGTCGGCCGCGGCGTGACGCGGCCCCCTCCTGGCGGGAACGCCTCGACGATCCCGCCGAGCCGTTGTACACCGTCGGCGTCGTGGCCGAGCTGTTGGGCATCGGGACCCAGGCCCTTCGTCGTCTCGAGATCGCCGCTGCGCAGGAGAGCGCCCGCCCGTCGGGCAACCAGCGCCGTTACTCCCGCCAGGACATCGAGCGGCTGGCGGCGGCCGAAGCGCTCGCCCGACAGGGCTTCACGGGTGCGGCCCTGAGCCGCATCATCGAGCTGGAGCGTCGGATCGAGGCGTCCACCGACACCCCGATCCGACGCTGA
- a CDS encoding Hsp20/alpha crystallin family protein, with translation MMFPDMKEVSEMLMRTDPLRQWDRFFEAPSSFSAPMDAYRLGDVITVEFDLPGVDPDSIDLQIEQGELRVAAHRRRTAPEGAAYLVRERSEAQVTRRLMLGDTLDVEHVDAEYHDGVLRLRIPLSESAKPRRVEVRRAGGDRQAPEPIEVTST, from the coding sequence ATGATGTTCCCTGACATGAAGGAGGTTTCCGAGATGTTGATGAGGACTGATCCGCTCCGCCAGTGGGATCGATTCTTCGAGGCCCCGTCCAGCTTCAGCGCTCCCATGGACGCCTACCGACTGGGCGACGTGATCACCGTCGAGTTCGACCTGCCGGGCGTCGATCCCGACAGCATCGACCTGCAGATCGAGCAGGGCGAGCTGCGTGTGGCGGCCCATCGCCGCCGCACCGCCCCCGAGGGCGCGGCGTACCTGGTCCGGGAGCGGTCCGAGGCCCAGGTCACCCGGCGCCTGATGCTCGGTGACACGCTCGACGTCGAGCACGTCGATGCGGAGTACCACGACGGCGTGCTGCGCCTGCGCATCCCGCTCAGCGAGAGCGCCAAGCCCCGCCGCGTCGAGGTCCGCCGCGCCGGCGGCGACCGTCAGGCGCCCGAGCCGATCGAGGTCACCAGCACGTGA
- the tadA gene encoding tRNA adenosine(34) deaminase TadA, translating into MTSPPSDDELMGLALDEARRAIDHGDVPVGALVVVDGRVVASRHNERELIGDPTAHAEVLALRDAALALGTWRLTDATLVVTLEPCAMCAGAAVNARLARVVFGARDLKAGALGSLYHLGADPRLNHEFATVPDVRAGECATVLSDFFAARR; encoded by the coding sequence GTGACCTCCCCGCCGAGCGACGACGAGCTGATGGGCCTGGCCCTCGACGAGGCCCGCCGGGCGATCGACCACGGCGACGTCCCGGTCGGCGCACTGGTGGTCGTCGACGGTCGGGTGGTGGCGTCCCGCCACAACGAGCGCGAGCTCATCGGCGACCCCACGGCCCACGCCGAGGTGCTGGCGCTGCGCGACGCGGCGCTGGCGCTCGGCACGTGGCGCCTCACCGACGCCACGCTCGTCGTCACGCTCGAGCCGTGCGCCATGTGCGCCGGCGCGGCGGTGAACGCCCGGCTGGCCCGGGTGGTGTTCGGGGCCCGCGACCTCAAGGCGGGGGCGCTGGGCTCGCTGTACCACCTCGGCGCCGACCCCCGGCTGAACCACGAGTTCGCCACGGTGCCCGACGTGCGGGCCGGCGAGTGCGCCACGGTGTTGAGCGACTTCTTCGCCGCCCGACGCTGA
- a CDS encoding YbaB/EbfC family nucleoid-associated protein gives MSESFDLNAILGQAMEMQQQLLAAQAQAAEAEITGSAGGGAVEVTVTGGMDFRQVTIRPDAVDPDDVAMLEDLVLAALNDAMNQIGEMQQSSLGGLDLGGLGGIGGLGGPEGPAGTGPGGGFSLEALMGSEPVEAEVVETGDDEPGPTDRS, from the coding sequence ATGTCAGAGTCGTTCGACCTCAACGCCATCCTCGGCCAGGCGATGGAGATGCAACAACAGCTCCTCGCCGCCCAGGCGCAGGCCGCCGAGGCCGAGATCACCGGGAGCGCCGGGGGCGGCGCGGTGGAGGTCACGGTGACCGGCGGCATGGACTTCCGTCAGGTCACGATCCGCCCGGACGCCGTCGACCCCGACGACGTCGCCATGCTCGAGGACCTCGTCCTGGCCGCGCTCAACGACGCCATGAACCAGATCGGGGAGATGCAGCAGAGCTCCCTCGGCGGCCTCGACCTCGGGGGCCTTGGGGGCATCGGGGGTCTCGGCGGCCCCGAGGGCCCGGCCGGCACCGGCCCCGGCGGTGGCTTCAGCCTCGAGGCCCTGATGGGCTCCGAGCCCGTCGAGGCGGAGGTCGTCGAGACCGGGGACGACGAGCCCGGGCCCACCGACCGGTCGTGA
- the recR gene encoding recombination mediator RecR, whose amino-acid sequence MTFYAGPVQDLIDELGRLPGVGPKSAQRIAFHLLKTPTADALRLATSITVAKERVTFCPRCFNIAEGEDCGICADPRRETSLVCVVEESRDIVAVEKTGEFRGRYHVLQGAISPIEGIGPDQLRVRELLARIEPEGITEVILCTNPNIEGEATAMYLGRLLKPLGLRVTRIASGLPVGGDLEYADELTLGRALEGRREIE is encoded by the coding sequence GTGACCTTCTACGCCGGTCCGGTCCAGGACCTCATCGACGAGCTGGGCCGGCTCCCGGGAGTGGGCCCCAAGTCGGCCCAACGGATCGCCTTCCACCTCCTGAAGACCCCCACGGCCGACGCCCTGCGCCTCGCCACCTCGATCACGGTGGCCAAGGAGCGGGTCACGTTCTGCCCGCGGTGCTTCAACATCGCCGAGGGCGAGGACTGCGGGATCTGCGCCGACCCGCGACGGGAGACGTCGCTGGTGTGCGTCGTCGAGGAGTCACGCGACATCGTGGCCGTGGAGAAGACCGGCGAGTTCCGGGGGCGCTACCACGTCCTGCAGGGCGCGATCAGCCCGATCGAGGGCATCGGCCCGGACCAGTTGCGGGTCAGGGAGCTGCTGGCCCGCATCGAGCCCGAGGGGATCACCGAGGTCATCCTGTGCACCAACCCCAACATCGAGGGTGAGGCGACGGCGATGTACCTGGGGCGGCTCCTGAAGCCGCTCGGGCTCAGGGTCACCCGCATCGCCAGCGGCCTGCCGGTGGGCGGCGACCTCGAGTACGCCGACGAGCTGACGCTGGGCCGCGCCCTGGAAGGACGCCGCGAGATCGAGTGA